The sequence below is a genomic window from Flavobacterium lipolyticum.
CTTTTATTCAATCGTCTGGGCAGATGGCTTCAATTATCAAGAATATTGTAAACAGAAAGCCGATCGATACCAAAAATGGTCCGCATCTGCTGAGAAAAAAAGCACTGAATATTGGGAAGCTTCCCACGAAGGCAAAGATTTCCTTGTATTGGCCGAACCAATCAAAATTGGACATCATTCTGAAAAACGACATAGAGCGTTAATTGAAAGGAATCATAACAGAATGAGTAAATCAGTTGAGCAAACCAAAATAGCCGAACAGCACGAAAGTAAAGCTGACTACTGGAATCAGAAAGCACATCTAATTAATCTGTCGATGCCTGAAAGCGTAGAATATTATGAGTACAAAGTGGAAGAAACAAAAGAGCGTCATGAAGGTCTTAAGTCTGGAAAGTACGAACGTACACACTCTTTTTCTTTAACCTATGCGAAAAAGGCAGTAAATGAAGCCGAAAAGAATCTGGCCACTGCAAAAAAGCTTTGGGAATAAGTTATCAAAAAAAAACCTCTCGAAAGAGAGGTTTTTACCTTTTGTAGAAAGGAAACTTAATTATTAAAATTAAATTTGGCACAAATATACACATTATGGATCCAATTGAAAAAATAAATAAAGTCTTAGATGATTTTGGAATGAGCGGAGTTAAAGCGGCCGAAGCAATGGGAATTACCTATAACACTTTTAGAAGCAAAAAGACCGGGAAGAATGAACGCCATTCATTCAATGAGAAGAATTACCAGGATCTACTTTCCTTTATAAAAGATCTAGCAAATAAGCTTTAGGCAATAAAGAGAAATCCACTCAAAACAAAAGCTATTAGAAAGAAATAAATCGGTAAGAATTATTTGCTTTTTATTCTAAAAAGTCTATATTTTACGGTTAAAAAAACACTCCTAAACAACTTATATTACTGATATTCAGCAATATAAATATTGTATGAAAAATATCTCAATTTTTCGCTGTTGTTAAAAACTACGGGCAATTGTGAACAAGTTAGGCTTTTATTTTCGACAGAAAAGAGCCAACTTTGTAGTCAACGAAAACCAAAAAAAAAGCCACAGCCTTGGAACTGTAGCTTTTTATAAATCTTGTTAATTATGGATCTTCAAAACCCACAAGATTGGTTGACTTTTTCATCAATTGTTTTAAACATTATCAGTACAATGTCTTATGTTGTACAAATGTGGAAAAAATAATAAAATTGTCATAAACCGATTTGCTCAAAACCATCCTCATTGAGGGTGGTTTTTATTTTACAAATATATACAAACAAAACATATGTTCTCAGTTTAGGAACAAAAGTTAACTCTATTTTTATCAACAATAAGTGCTTCTTTTTTTTCATAACTAGAATCTTTCCTTACCACTTCTACAATAACATCACTTAGATATACTTAAAAACCTTACTTATCATTTACTTCAGTAAGTCCTTTTTTATCTACTAAATAATCCTACTCACCAATTTGTTCCAATTTAGAACACTCGGTACAAATGCACTTGTTATAATCTATGCTAATTTTGTACCAATAAATTATTGAGCCATGAATAGCAAAGTAAAAAACGAGGTGGAAGCACACTTATTGAAGGCTTCTGGATTAGGGGAAAAGAGTGTCGGATATAAAGCAATCAAACAATTATTCTTAAATGAAGAATCGAGCCTAATGTTTAATCATGTATTGCTACTTGATATTAGAAGAGGTTGTATTTTGCTTGGGTTGGATATTGAATTGGTTCGAAACAAAATAGTACTCACTGAAGCTGCAATTATTAAATACTATGAAAATGTAATGCATTTAAAAGCTCCACCTTCAGAAGAGGAAAAAAGTTATTACGAACGCCGCAAAGGATTATAAGCAACTTTTTGTAAATTAGTGGAAAAAAGATAGTTATGTGTTATTATGTTGACCAAAAATCTTCAAGACGCGATGTTAAAATTAGATTTAACATTGCTGTAAATGATACGGGAAATTTTTACGAAGGAATGTTTGTCCGTGGATTCGATCACCCAAACTTGCCGATTATTACAAATAATAACTCCGATTTTGTTACAACTGACGCAACTTGGGGATTAATCCCATCATGGGCAAAAGACGATAGCTTTCAAAAAAAAAAGACTTTGAATGCTCGAATTGAATCAATTCATACTAAACCATCATATAAAAATATAACTTCCAATAGATGTTTGATAATATCAACAGGGTTCTATGAATGGCGATGGTTAGACGTAAAAGGTACTAAAAAAGAAAAGTACTTTATTTCCTCCCAGATTGACGAAATATTTTGCTTTGCGGGATTGTATGACAATTGGGTCAATCCACTAACTGGGGTTAATTTTAAAACATTTACAATGGTCACGACCGCTGCCAATGAACTTATGCGTTATGTGCACAATCATAAACAACGTATGCCGATTATTTTAAAACGAGAGGATGAATTGTCCTGGCTAGATCCATCCAAAAACATTTCCGATTTCGCATTGCCATATGAGAGCAAAATCATTGCTTTTCCAACAACTTAAAAAATATAATCAATGGACTTTTTTAATGGAATGACGAATAATGCTTTTACAAAGTACTTTTTGGAGGAATTATATTCTAAAACCAAATTCGTGCAGCACGATGATTCAGACGAGTTCTTCGATCCGGAACAAGAGTATGGAAAACATATTCAAGAGACACAGGCCAAATTGAATGCATTAATAAGACATTCAATAAATCAATCCGGAAATGCTGCAGGTGAAGAAGAAGAAACCAAGCTGTTTAATGAAAAGAGAACAGAACTTTTTAAAACATTACTTCCAGAAATCGATAATTACATTGACAAAATAGAAGTTGATTACAACTAAATGAAATTTAGTTAAAAATTAATTGTTATATCCTTACCATCAGAATCAATTTTTATTTTAGATTCCATTGTAAATGAAAAATATTTGCAAATCAAATCATACACTTCATCAGGAGTATAAGTATTGTAGTTAATCTCATCCCTACTTTCAAAATTAATAGTTATTATTGTCGTCAAACTAATCTTTTGTAGCATCTCGCGAGAAACATAGTCAGCTTCGTTGTCTAATTCTATCCCAAAATATTCAATAATAGGCCTGTCTTTTACAATCAAATTAACTACGAAATCCACAGATGGTTCGATTGGAATTTCTTTCCTGTAAGTTTCAAGTATAATTGTATTATTCATCATAGGATAAATATAATAAAAAAACTTAATTATGTTTACTTTTTATTTTCTTCTGAACGTAAAGAGTATCGACAACTTTTGCAGGAGAATAAATCAACTTGTTTTGGCCTTTGTATGAAGTATTATGTTTGGATTGTTCCTCCTCTGAGCCTGGGAGGGTTGATGTATTTTCTCTATATTTTTTTTCTACATCGATAATACTATTTACTCCTCCAATCGCACCTAAAATAAGCACAGGCCAAAATGTGTAAAACTTTAGTCTTGACATCAAACTATCGTAATACTCCTTTCTTTCTAAATTTTTTTGCTTTTTATTTTTTGCTTTGATGTATTTTTTCCAACTCCCAATTTGCAAAACCTCCTGCCCTAATACTGTAGACTCATATATTTCAGTGTTAACGCGAGGAGTATTCAAATATCCTTGGTTTTTTAAAACAACGGCGCATTTTATTTGCTCCCAATCTGTAATTGGCTCACAGTATCCTGTTCTTTGAATAATCTC
It includes:
- a CDS encoding DUF3560 domain-containing protein → MNTYSKYAPNVFVAKCPEMHEKGETITLTTKYGKEHDCIVFNLVAKDKDGNFFYSIVWADGFNYQEYCKQKADRYQKWSASAEKKSTEYWEASHEGKDFLVLAEPIKIGHHSEKRHRALIERNHNRMSKSVEQTKIAEQHESKADYWNQKAHLINLSMPESVEYYEYKVEETKERHEGLKSGKYERTHSFSLTYAKKAVNEAEKNLATAKKLWE
- a CDS encoding SOS response-associated peptidase; translated protein: MCYYVDQKSSRRDVKIRFNIAVNDTGNFYEGMFVRGFDHPNLPIITNNNSDFVTTDATWGLIPSWAKDDSFQKKKTLNARIESIHTKPSYKNITSNRCLIISTGFYEWRWLDVKGTKKEKYFISSQIDEIFCFAGLYDNWVNPLTGVNFKTFTMVTTAANELMRYVHNHKQRMPIILKREDELSWLDPSKNISDFALPYESKIIAFPTT